In a single window of the Cucumis melo cultivar AY chromosome 11, USDA_Cmelo_AY_1.0, whole genome shotgun sequence genome:
- the LOC107991482 gene encoding uncharacterized mitochondrial protein AtMg00860-like encodes MVFIGDILVYSIDRIAHEEHLRIVLRDRHLYAKFSKCEVWLKQVVFLRHVVLADGVSVDPQKVEAIVNWERPTSASEVRTFLGMAGYYRCFVGDFSQLALSLTALTMKNDKFEWSDKCE; translated from the coding sequence ATGGTGTTCATCGGTGATATACTAGTTTACTCAATTGACAGAATAGCCCAcgaggaacatctgaggattgttctgCGTGATAGACACTTGTATGCCAAGTTTAGCAAATGTGAGGTCTGGCTAAAACAGGTAGTGTTCTTAAGGCATGTAGTTTTAGCAGATGGAGTTAGTGTTGATCCACAGAAAGTGGAAGCTATTGTCAACTGGGAGAGACCAACTAGTGCGTCAGAAGTACGTACTTTCCTAGGCATGGCAGGATACTACAGATGTTTTGTTGGGGATTTCTCTCAATTAGCATTATCATTGacagctttgacaatgaagaaTGATAAGTTTGAATGGTCGGATAAATGCGAATAG